The Euphorbia lathyris chromosome 2, ddEupLath1.1, whole genome shotgun sequence genome includes a window with the following:
- the LOC136220549 gene encoding uncharacterized protein: MLLLKTTNTNSADFLESLHYFEKMQQFSNIVIVWVSAVAILSCLKNVGVEGAKCAEKGPVVEQGQVGKGRMSRTSSNSWVQGSQEEWSGPVRCNCGFISPLRTAKTPGNMGRRFFGCGRFKEVKDCNFFEWIDELPCRRGKMMLLALKEERKIYEQGIAIAQKRIEELEVELSLAKKMVAEKEIAVQSERQGRRWTWNCCIGNVVCLVIVIIGLEMYWLDLGNNDRNSLAP, encoded by the exons ATGCTTCTTCTCAAAACCACAAACACAAACTCAGCTGATTTTCTTGAGAGTCTCCATTATTTTGAAAAGATGCAGCAATTTTCCAACATTGTAATTGTGTGGGTATCAGCGGTTGCAATATTATCTTGTCTTAAAAATG TTGGGGTGGAGGGTGCAAAATGTGCAGAAAAAGGACCAGTTGTGGAACAAGGTCAAGTGGGAAAAG GTAGGATGAGTCGAACATCCTCAAATTCGTGGGTGCAGGGAAGTCAAGAAGAATGGTCAGGACCTGTGAGATGCAATTGTGGATTCATTTCACCACTACGAACAGCTAAGACGCCGGGGAACATGGGCAGGCGGTTTTTTGGTTGTGGGCGTTTTAAGGAGGTGAAGGACTGTAATTTCTTTGAGTGGATTGATGAATTGCCATGCAGGAGGGGAAAGATGATGTTATTAGCATTGAAGGAGGAGAGAAAGATATACGAACAAGGTATTGCAATTGCTCAGAAAAGGATTGAAGAGTTGGAGGTCGAGTTGAGTTTGGCTAAAAAGATGGTGGCAGAAAAAGAAATCGCTGTGCAGAGTGAGAGGCAAGGAAGAAGGTGGACATGGAACTGCTGTATAGGAAATGTAGTTTGCTTGGTTATTGTCATAATAGGGTTAGAGATGTATTGGTTGGATTTAGGGAACAATGATAGGAATTCTTTGGCACCTTGa